The Magnetococcales bacterium genome includes the window GGATTTGATTTTTCGATAGGCTCAAATGTGCCCACCCGCCAGAAACTCAGGCCGGGATATCGCCACTGCCTACAGTCGGGCGCGGGAGGAGACCGAGGAGTTCAAAAAGGAATACGCCATTCGCGCTGGGGGCGAGTCAGTCAATGCGGCTCTCAAGACGGCACATGGTCTGGGCAAGGTCTGGACCCGGCGTCTGATTCGGGTCGCCTTTGCGGTCAGAATGAAGGCTTTGGCCAGTAACGTGAAACGATTTCTACGCTACAGATGCGCCCAAATGGCCGGAAAAGTTGAAAAGACAGAACTCGTTCCGGCGTAATGGGGTAAATCCCCCTCGTTTCTCGCAGGATTGGGCTTTGAAAGGTGGGTCAGGGAGGGGCAGAGCGAGGTTTTTGGGCGGTTTGGTGAGATTTTCACATCAAGCAGTCAACTGGCCTGGGAATGCTATCAAGCTTGAACGGACTTTTTTCGGGGGACTCAATCCAGAGGAAAAGATGTGGTGGTGGTTCAAAAAAGTGGTCTAACAGCTGGAAAAGGATTGAAACGAAAGGTACTTTTCAGGCACGATGTTAAATGAGCAGGGTATCTGTTGGCGGCTGGTTCGCCACTTTATCGGCAAATAATCATGAAAAAGAAAAAAAAGAAGGCCAAAGCGCCCAAAATAGAACAACTGGAAGATCGTATCGCCCCGGGTCTGCTGGGGGGTGAAATGGGATCTATGGTGCTGGATGCCTTGGATGCCGGATTGGAAAACGAGCTCCCTCCACCGCCCGAAATCGACGATTTTCACCCCTCTACCGATACCGATGAGCTTCCACCCCCTCCCGAAACCGACGATTATTATCCCCATCCCGATAGCGACGATCCAGCGCCACCACCCGACCCCATCAGCGAAATCGGGACTCAAATCCGTTCAGCCGCCTCCGAAGCCTATGATTTGGCCATCGCCAGTGGTGCATCGGATCTGGAAGCAGCCCAAGCAGCAGCTCAGGCAGGCAGGGAAATGGCCTCCAGCCTTTTTCATGAGGCCTCCGGTGATTTGGACCCTCCAGAATCAGTAGATGCGGTGGTGGATGCCGGGCAGAATACCTACCACAATGCCATCGAAGGAGGTGCCAGCCATCAGGAGGCCCTGGCTGAGGCTGGAGAAGCTGCATTGAATGAAGCCTCTGCCCAGGGCATACCTGTAGAGGAAACCCAGGCAGTGATGGGAGCAGCCTCCGATGCCTTCTTTGGTGAACTCCAAAATGGAGCCTCTCCTCAAGAAGCCTTCCAAACCAGTGTTGAAGCTGCTGTGGAAGAGGCCGAAAACCAGGGACTACCCGGTGAAGAGCTGCAAGCGGCCATGGTTGCCAGCACCGAAACATTTGCCGAAGCCCTGCAAAATGGCAACACCCCGGAAGAGGCCTTCAACGCCGCTACCGAAGCCGCAACCCAGGCCTATATGGAGGCAGCCACAGAATCAGCCGTAGAGAATATCCAGGCTTCTCTTCCTGACGAAATCGGGGAAAACAGCTCTGGTGAAGGGCGTGATGAAGGGAACGATATCCATCAGGAAGCGTTGGAAGAGACGTTTGGTGGCCGAACGGAAGGCACGCGGGATTAAACAGAGCCACAACAACAGGCCAGATTTTGCTGACACGGGTATCTTGCACTTCTGCGGCGACTATCACCCTACGGTGCTGCGGCTACTGACAATATCAAAACCATCCCAGAACCCTCACCTACGCCCCAAAGGCTCCGATTTTCTGAGAGTGTCTCTTGCCAGGAACACCTGTCACTTCAGATCAAGCGAAGAACACCTGCCACTTCAGATCAAGGGAACCTAAAGATCCTTCCCGGCCCAAACCACCCGGCCAATAATATCCAAACCCATATCTCCTTCACTCTCTACATTAAAAGCAGGGGAGTTGGGATTGTCGGAAAGCACCATGATTTGGCTTTGCTGGCGAAACTGAAGCCGTTTGGCATAGAGATGACGGTTCATCCTGAGGACAAAAATCCGGTTATCCAGAGGCTCCTTCTGGCGCAAATCCACTAACAAAACATCGCCATCGGAGATGGTGGGATGCATGGAATCGCCGATGGCGTCGATGATGGTGAGAAATTTGGGATTCAGACGCCGTTTTTGCAGCCAAACCCGTTTGAAGGCAAGATGTCCGTTGATCGCCTCTGCTTCAGGGGCTTCCATCCCGGGACCGAGGCTCGCTCCCACTTGCAGTCGTGGGATGGGTACAAATTCGTTGGAAAGCTCCCCAAGATCCAAAAAAGGCAACTTTTCATCCTCGTCAAAGGATTCATCCATCCAACCATACGCTTGCCCATAAGCCTCTTCGATCCGTCTGGCCAGGGCCTCTCCCACATTACGAGAGCCTTTGGGGCTGACAATCTGGGAAAGATAGGATTTGTCAGTACCAACTTTGCGGGCAACCGTGGCCTGACTTCCCTCCCGGTGAATGATTTCCAGAAGTTTGGCTTTGCGTAAAGCGTGTAGGCGATTTTCGGCGATCATGATGGGGACAATTTTCGAAAAGATCGTGATAGCAGCTGATGCTGCGGTAAAATGCTAATCAAAAGTTTAGCGTTGCATGATAATCATGTCAACAATCAAATGAGCGCTCTTCTTTTCATAAAAGAGTGGCAGATCAAAGGGGGGGATGGATTTCCCGGATGGATAGAGCGAACTTGTTGCTTGGGGGGGAGTGGATGAAGGGCCTGTTCCAAAAAAACCGACATCTGGCATCCAGTGTCAAATTGTTACCACAAAACAGGCTGGATTCTGACGAATCCCGCAATGGATTGTCTGGACNNNNNNNNNNNNNNNNNNNNNNNNNNNNNNNNNNNNNNNNNNNNNNNNNNNTTTTTTTTCTCACCAATTTTTTTTCAAGCAGACAGACCTATAACGGATTTTCCCGAAAGCAGTTGGATTACTCAATCGCCTCAGAAATACGATTTCGCAACTCCATCATCGGTGTATCCTTGGGAATATAGCGTTTGGCACCCAACAGCAAACACTCTTCATAGATATCCATGTTGTGGAGAGTGGTCAGCATCACCACCCGGGCGTTGGGGTCAGCGGCCAAGATCTTTTTAAGCGCCTCTATGCCATCCATCACCGGCATGTGGATATCCAGCAACACCAAGTCCGGTGCTTTTTCCTGAAACATCTGTAAACCTTCCTTACCATCCCGTGCTTCCCCCACCACCTCATAGCCCATGCCCTGGATCACCGTGGAAAAAAGGAGGTGCACGTTGGGGTCGTCATCCACTAAAAGTACTGTTTTTTTTGATGTTTCCTCAGGCATGGATTTTTTCCTCCAACTTTGGCCCATAAAAATGTAGACTTATAGTATGGCATTTATTTCAGACGGATGCATGGCGTTCCCTTTCGGGAAGCCAAAATATCGGCCTGTATCAAGATCATATGCCAGATGGAGATCATATGCCACAAGAGTGGAGGAGAGAAAGTCTGAAGGATGTGCCAATTGAGTGCTGTTGATTGACAGCCTGCGCAGATGTGCCCTCCGGCAAAATGGATTGCTGGATGGCGTGATACCACAAAGGGAGCTTGCGTTGATGGCTTTGATAGCCGATGCTCCATCCTTCGTTTCAACCCAGGCAGGCTTAACAGACGCGGTTTATTCGTGTTTCCGAGAGTCCGTTTACAGACGAATGAGAGCCCTCTGATCCTGATGGCAAGAGCCGTTATTTTTTGAAACATTAGCCCAGTTTGGAGAAGATTCCGCCTCCCCCCCGGATGCACGGAAGATCCAAGGAGGGGAGACAGGCGGAAGTCTGGCATCCGAATTGCTAAGTTTTTTGCTCAACAACTCGGCTACGTGGTTGTTGACTTTGAGCCGCATGGAGTCTGAGCCACTCCATGCGGTCTTTTTTTCCCCTGATCATGGGGAATAAATTGCCGTCTCCGGCAATCATTTCCGTGCAGACATGTCTATGTCTCCCTCTTCGGCATCCCCCGATTTTTTCTGAAGCCTTTTTTTACCCAGCCTGCTTTTTTTCTCCGATTTCATTTTTTAAAGTCAGAAATACGCCCTCTCGGCACCATCGAATGAAATTCCCTCCCAAGGCACCATCGAATGAAAATGAAGCAGATCCACCCTTTAGAAAACCACCTGAGCAGATCTCGCATGGGTTCTATTCACCCACCACCCTTTTGAATTGATCAACCTTTTGATAGAAGGATCGGATCATCCCCAGCCAATCAACGCTTATGGGAGCCATCACACCAGGGCATGTTGGCGCTTCGACCACAACCACAGACATAGAGGGTATCATCGGCCTCGGCCACATGACGCAAAGGGCGTTTTTTCTCAGGACGCCCCTTATGGCTGCCATCACAAAAAGGGGCCTTTTTGGAGTGGCCACACTGACAGATAAAAAGCGACTCTCCCTTTTTGGCAGTCACGGCATGGGGAGAATTTTTTTGATACATGAGAGGAGCTTCAGCACTCTGGGAATTATCGGACATGGGATCGACCTCCTTGATGATGTTGGATTATCTTGCCTGTTACCACTATAAACTCCAGTTATGATAGGGGCAATGGCAGATGCGGGTGGGGATGAACAGAGGGTCTCTTGCCATGTGGGCGTCAGGGGAGGATAGTAAAAATCGGGCAAGGTGTGCTTTGGTTGATGGAATGATGGTGAGCATATGACCAAGATGAAAGAAACATGGCGTAAACTGACCTTTTTTCCAGCACTCTTGCTGGGAGCGGCGCTGCTTTTTTCAGTGGTGAAGGGACGCACTCCCCCGGAACGGGTAGCCCCGGAAGAGCGCATTCGCCTGGCCCGGATCATTCCCACCCCAGAGCTGGCTTTTCTGCCACGGGCTACGGCTCACGGCTTGGTACGCCCAGGTCGGGTATGGCGGGCTGTGGCCCAGGTAAGCGGTCAGGTACTGGAAATTCATCGGGATTTGAAGCAGGGGGCCATTCTTCCAAAAGGGGCGGAGCTGGTTCGTCTGGACCCGGTGGAATATCAGCTCACTGTGGCACGTCTCAGGGCCAATATCAGGGGAGTCGAAGCCCGAATGGCCGAACTGGCCGTCAAAAAGGAGAACGCCCAGGCTTCTCTGACCATCGAACGTCAATCCTTGGCTCTGATCCAAAAAGAGCTGGAACGCAAGCGTGAGTTGGTCAAAAGCCGGACCACTTCCGGGGCGGCTTTGGATCAGGCCCAGAGGGAAGTGCTCGCCTCCCGCCAGGGGGTGCGTAACCTCCAAAACACCCTGGATCTGATTCCGACTGAAAAAAAAGCCCTGGAGGCTGAACGCACGGTCTATCAAGCGCAATTGGCCCAGGCCCAGCTGGATCTGGAGCACACCGTGATTACGGCGCCATTCGATCTGCGGGTGGCTGAGGTCAACCTGGAAACTTCCCAGTTTGTCAGTCGTGGGGAGCTGCTGGCTGTTGGCGATGGGTTGGCAGTGGCTGAGGTGGTGGCCCAACTTTCCCTGGAACGACTCTCCGGACTATTGCTCCCAAACCGCCGGAAAAAAATAGACCCTACCACCATTATGGCGGAGCTGCCGGATCTTTTGGGAGTGGTGCCGGAGGTGCGTCTGCAGGTGGGGGAGAGGACCATGACCTGGCCTGCCCGTCTCGCCCGCATCAGCGACGCCATCGATCCCCAGACCCGCACGGTCGGGGTCATCGTGGCGGTGGATCACCCCTATCGCCAGGCTCGCCCCGGCCTGCGCCCCCCTCTGTCGAAAAACATGTTTGTGGATGTCCATTTTCAGGGGCGTGCCCAAGCGAACAAAGTCGTTGCTCCCCGGAAAGCCCTCAGGGATGGCCATTTTTTGCATCTGGTGGGGAAGGATAATCGATTGGAAATCCGCCCTGTGGAGATTTTCTTGCGTCAGGATGATTTTATCGTCGTGGAAAAAGGCTTGTCTGCTGGTGAGCGGGTGGTGCTGACTGATTTGACGCCGGCGGTGGTCGGCATGAAAATCAAACCCACAGTGGATGAGGCGGCCTTGGCAGAGCTGGTTTTTCAGGCTTCAGGCAGCAGGGTAGGTGAAGCTGTAAACCCGGTTACCTCTTATGGGACCGATTATCTTCCGCTAGCGGCGGACATCCCTGTTGTAAAGAGCCCGGCAGTGGAAACCTTGAAGCCATGATCGGTTTTTTTGTTCGTCATCCCAATGCCGCCAATCTGCTCATGGCAGGAATATTGATCCTGGGATTGGCAGCGCTCCCCACCTTTCGCCGGGAAACCTTTCCCGATATCCCACCGGAACGGGTGGAGGTGCGGGTAGTCTATCCGGGGGCTTCGCCGGAATCCATGGAAGAAGCGGTCTGCCGTCGGGTGGAGGAGGTTCTGGAGGGCATCAACGACCTGCATGAGGTGATCTGCCAAGCCCGGGAGGGGGTGGCCATCACCACCGTCAAGATGC containing:
- a CDS encoding HlyD family efflux transporter periplasmic adaptor subunit; protein product: MTKMKETWRKLTFFPALLLGAALLFSVVKGRTPPERVAPEERIRLARIIPTPELAFLPRATAHGLVRPGRVWRAVAQVSGQVLEIHRDLKQGAILPKGAELVRLDPVEYQLTVARLRANIRGVEARMAELAVKKENAQASLTIERQSLALIQKELERKRELVKSRTTSGAALDQAQREVLASRQGVRNLQNTLDLIPTEKKALEAERTVYQAQLAQAQLDLEHTVITAPFDLRVAEVNLETSQFVSRGELLAVGDGLAVAEVVAQLSLERLSGLLLPNRRKKIDPTTIMAELPDLLGVVPEVRLQVGERTMTWPARLARISDAIDPQTRTVGVIVAVDHPYRQARPGLRPPLSKNMFVDVHFQGRAQANKVVAPRKALRDGHFLHLVGKDNRLEIRPVEIFLRQDDFIVVEKGLSAGERVVLTDLTPAVVGMKIKPTVDEAALAELVFQASGSRVGEAVNPVTSYGTDYLPLAADIPVVKSPAVETLKP
- a CDS encoding response regulator transcription factor — its product is MPEETSKKTVLLVDDDPNVHLLFSTVIQGMGYEVVGEARDGKEGLQMFQEKAPDLVLLDIHMPVMDGIEALKKILAADPNARVVMLTTLHNMDIYEECLLLGAKRYIPKDTPMMELRNRISEAIE
- a CDS encoding transposase; the encoded protein is MCPPARNSGRDIATAYSRAREETEEFKKEYAIRAGGESVNAALKTAHGLGKVWTRRLIRVAFAVRMKALASNVKRFLRYRCAQMAGKVEKTELVPA
- a CDS encoding LexA family transcriptional regulator, with amino-acid sequence MIAENRLHALRKAKLLEIIHREGSQATVARKVGTDKSYLSQIVSPKGSRNVGEALARRIEEAYGQAYGWMDESFDEDEKLPFLDLGELSNEFVPIPRLQVGASLGPGMEAPEAEAINGHLAFKRVWLQKRRLNPKFLTIIDAIGDSMHPTISDGDVLLVDLRQKEPLDNRIFVLRMNRHLYAKRLQFRQQSQIMVLSDNPNSPAFNVESEGDMGLDIIGRVVWAGKDL
- a CDS encoding CDGSH iron-sulfur domain-containing protein, coding for MSDNSQSAEAPLMYQKNSPHAVTAKKGESLFICQCGHSKKAPFCDGSHKGRPEKKRPLRHVAEADDTLYVCGCGRSANMPWCDGSHKR